One genomic region from Maridesulfovibrio ferrireducens encodes:
- a CDS encoding RNA polymerase sigma factor — protein sequence MSIESENYAVKKVLNGDVQVFEILVLKYQSPIYNLMFRIFREENEAKDVAQEAFLKAFKKLNKFHGGRFFSWLYSLSLNVARDRLRSKKKFDALFYIPENIADYPDMTNEIKDMEDMRDAEKMYALIETLPLGYTEPLLLRFREDLSLKEIAELTGLSLSGTKMRIHRGLAMVRKRLEELND from the coding sequence ATGAGCATTGAGAGTGAAAATTATGCGGTAAAAAAAGTCTTGAACGGCGACGTTCAAGTTTTTGAAATTCTTGTGCTCAAATATCAATCTCCAATCTATAATCTGATGTTTAGAATCTTCCGCGAAGAAAATGAGGCAAAAGATGTTGCGCAAGAGGCTTTTCTCAAGGCTTTCAAAAAATTGAATAAATTTCACGGCGGGCGTTTTTTTTCGTGGCTGTATTCTCTCAGCCTGAATGTTGCCCGTGACCGTTTGCGTAGTAAGAAAAAATTTGATGCTCTTTTTTATATTCCGGAAAATATAGCTGACTATCCTGATATGACTAATGAAATTAAGGATATGGAAGATATGAGGGATGCTGAAAAAATGTATGCACTCATTGAAACGCTCCCTTTAGGATATACCGAGCCTCTTCTCTTGCGGTTCAGAGAGGATCTGTCCCTCAAAGAAATAGCGGAACTAACAGGATTAAGTCTGAGTGGAACCAAGATGCGTATTCACAGAGGACTGGCGATGGTCAGGAAAAGACTGGAGGAACTAAATGACTGA
- a CDS encoding tetratricopeptide repeat protein, with the protein MKSVKIVAMALTLAMLCSCSSYMTGSYYIKNRKYNSCIDEMKKSLGEDSQDSDAAYFLGRCYLADGKAQESLPAFKKAVQLEPDNAEYNLWLGINHWALADFENEFKSYRKVIEIDPDHTSATLYLGHSYFDRSKWTEAVAYYDKVIKKDPYNPEALFNRAEAKWQLGERKELTEEWKKYLEYYPDGVRGMRAVLRLNALGDFSYRNYLLGQRVLTLKTPEFKQGKADMSYKSMASTSVIAAIMDNNKDLKINVISFVKGDKELAKMRSIEIRRQIQAGHANIDSNRILLSWFDIPDEVQTSEGLKTIDETVLFITEVK; encoded by the coding sequence ATGAAATCAGTCAAGATTGTAGCAATGGCCTTAACCTTAGCTATGCTATGTTCCTGCTCCAGCTATATGACGGGTTCATATTACATTAAAAACAGGAAATATAACAGCTGTATAGATGAAATGAAGAAATCATTAGGGGAAGATTCTCAAGACTCTGATGCAGCTTATTTCCTAGGCAGATGTTATTTGGCTGACGGAAAAGCGCAAGAATCACTTCCTGCCTTTAAAAAGGCTGTCCAGCTTGAGCCGGACAATGCGGAATACAACTTATGGTTAGGAATTAATCACTGGGCTTTGGCAGACTTTGAAAATGAATTCAAGTCTTACAGGAAGGTCATTGAAATTGACCCTGATCATACCTCAGCAACCCTTTACCTTGGTCACAGTTATTTTGATAGGTCTAAATGGACCGAAGCTGTAGCCTATTATGACAAGGTTATCAAAAAGGATCCATACAACCCGGAAGCTCTTTTTAACAGAGCTGAAGCGAAGTGGCAGCTTGGCGAACGCAAGGAGCTGACAGAAGAATGGAAAAAATACCTGGAATATTATCCTGACGGTGTCAGGGGGATGCGGGCAGTTCTTCGACTAAATGCATTGGGGGATTTCTCCTATCGCAATTACCTTCTGGGACAGCGAGTTTTGACATTAAAAACTCCTGAGTTCAAACAAGGCAAAGCTGATATGAGTTATAAATCCATGGCCTCCACGTCCGTAATTGCCGCGATCATGGATAACAATAAGGATCTCAAAATTAACGTAATATCCTTTGTAAAAGGAGACAAAGAGTTGGCTAAGATGAGGAGTATTGAAATACGTCGCCAGATTCAGGCGGGGCATGCCAATATAGATTCAAATCGTATCCTTCTCAGTTGGTTTGATATTCCTGATGAAGTTCAGACCTCCGAAGGTTTAAAAACAATAGATGAAACAGTGTTGTTTATAACAGAAGTAAAATAA
- a CDS encoding helix-turn-helix domain-containing protein, whose translation MRVIKYYFIVAFLSSLLLSATAVRAQDIEITDSIETVETDTIESRFTSPSQLEKADALAAAAAGTSSDELSQAEEDLSNAQTAYDSAVELGDTDAIAEAEEALTAAKETADAAAASAAGITSADIADMRDAGMGWGEIARELGVHPSVLGLGHTNRYGAVETVRTKNGNAYGKNSLTSRNLETGTASTPGAKGNGNDKSLGLSRASSSAKSGSADSPGNGNGNGAGSGGGNGNSAGGNSGGRGNSGGGNGGGNGNGGGNGNGGNK comes from the coding sequence ATGAGAGTTATAAAATATTACTTTATAGTCGCTTTCTTAAGTTCCTTGCTATTGTCAGCAACAGCAGTCCGTGCTCAGGATATAGAAATTACGGATTCTATTGAAACCGTAGAAACGGATACCATCGAATCTAGGTTCACAAGTCCCTCACAGCTCGAAAAAGCTGATGCGCTGGCAGCAGCCGCAGCAGGGACAAGCTCTGATGAATTGTCTCAGGCTGAAGAAGACTTAAGCAACGCGCAGACTGCTTATGATAGCGCAGTCGAACTCGGTGATACCGACGCCATAGCCGAAGCAGAGGAAGCTTTGACAGCTGCAAAAGAAACAGCTGATGCCGCAGCGGCCTCGGCTGCTGGAATTACTTCGGCAGACATTGCCGATATGCGTGATGCAGGCATGGGATGGGGTGAAATAGCTCGTGAATTAGGAGTGCATCCTTCTGTTCTAGGTCTGGGTCATACTAATAGATATGGTGCTGTTGAGACTGTGAGAACTAAAAATGGCAATGCCTATGGCAAAAACAGCCTTACTTCCCGTAATCTGGAAACAGGGACAGCCAGCACTCCCGGTGCAAAGGGTAATGGAAATGATAAGAGTCTCGGACTAAGCCGTGCATCATCCTCTGCGAAAAGCGGTTCTGCCGATTCTCCGGGCAACGGTAATGGAAATGGTGCCGGTAGTGGCGGCGGAAATGGAAATAGCGCTGGTGGCAATAGCGGCGGTCGCGGAAATAGCGGCGGTGGCAACGGTGGAGGAAATGGCAATGGTGGCGGCAATGGAAACGGTGGTAATAAATAA
- a CDS encoding proline iminopeptidase-family hydrolase encodes MNKEQAYIDKILTEPAYDSEGFVDYTYKGHAYKLWYGRIGSGSAPPALVLHGGPGGNHHNLVAFQELSDERPVIFYDQLGCGKSERPDNPSLWTAERYFDEVKAVRNGLGLKKYHLIGHSWGTAQAVGFAAKHPTGILSISLHSPILSFPYYITDVAPALKQGLSCLNGKGGQVIDDYELRGVGTKSDYDEACMEFTKKHVTHTWPLPEAMKKLAAARNSAIHDTMVAGGSELNVLGNIKTIDVTAQLSKLNVPILMTCGSDDLCTPAYTKWQSEFANNPQYYIIQGSAHMTPVDKPLELIERERVFLREVEKL; translated from the coding sequence ATGAATAAAGAACAAGCATACATAGACAAAATTTTAACTGAACCTGCTTATGATAGCGAAGGTTTTGTTGATTACACTTATAAAGGTCATGCCTATAAATTATGGTACGGTAGAATTGGCTCCGGCAGCGCACCACCTGCATTGGTTTTGCACGGCGGCCCTGGCGGTAATCATCACAATCTCGTAGCGTTTCAAGAATTAAGTGATGAACGCCCTGTAATTTTCTATGATCAACTGGGATGCGGAAAATCAGAGCGTCCGGATAATCCGTCTTTGTGGACTGCTGAACGATATTTTGATGAGGTGAAAGCTGTTCGGAATGGTCTGGGCTTGAAGAAGTATCACTTGATTGGTCACTCATGGGGAACCGCTCAAGCTGTTGGATTTGCCGCCAAACATCCCACTGGTATATTGTCTATTTCTCTCCATAGCCCAATATTGAGCTTTCCTTATTATATCACTGATGTTGCCCCGGCACTTAAGCAGGGTTTGAGCTGTCTAAATGGAAAAGGCGGACAGGTGATAGATGATTATGAGTTGAGGGGAGTAGGAACAAAGAGCGACTACGACGAAGCTTGTATGGAGTTCACTAAGAAACATGTTACGCATACATGGCCATTACCAGAGGCAATGAAGAAATTGGCTGCCGCACGAAATTCTGCAATTCACGATACGATGGTTGCCGGTGGTTCGGAATTGAATGTACTGGGAAATATAAAAACGATTGACGTAACCGCGCAACTGTCCAAGTTGAATGTTCCTATTCTTATGACTTGTGGAAGCGACGATTTGTGTACGCCAGCCTACACTAAATGGCAGTCTGAATTTGCCAATAATCCCCAATATTACATCATACAGGGAAGCGCCCACATGACCCCGGTGGATAAGCCATTGGAACTCATCGAGCGGGAACGGGTGTTTTTAAGAGAAGTGGAAAAATTGTAG
- a CDS encoding ankyrin repeat domain-containing protein yields MRNVNVFQISVIMLFILCAATPLFAKGNKDTRPPLYRAINQNDFAKAKAAIQLGADVNAIYDRDSMLCWALRNENTDITKLILQSPRVNVNQRSVSYDAWGEWERTPLILASHMGQAEMVSILLHKGAKPNEKDRTDSTPESRGNTALIKAAQRDHADVIRVLVTQGAGLNIHARTKNGQTALWFISECEDLETLKLLHEHGAKINIADNQGSSVLVTTFLHKNREVLDYLFANGADINHVNHSGITPLMDAILLLGDDNAKTVFNFIQNFLTLNPKLDLQKIVNNNGGCAALHLTARFGFVDCANLLLKNGASINLKSLDTGRTPLHVAASASHIDIAKCLIEHSAKLDLVDKTGSTPLIVAVIHSDADMVSVLVNAGANTNTKSTVNILVTPLIKAASNPDPFKHKANLAIIKALLSGKGDVDFQAGNGNTALMSAAQQSNTSQGYERAALLISKGAKLDIVNNKDETALMLAAGAGNKKLVKLLLNKGADAQMKNGAGETVMSYANRAGNKDSAKLLKSQGIKPETPIVRESVIVDALIGTWKGFQDGLPQAIYTVVLNKNGNFNFNSKLTPEILKQFPKGSMKATIVAQKGTYTFNGDTMIWNPEGAPPTSMKWKLVKGMLIIDNKIRLNKVK; encoded by the coding sequence GTGAGAAATGTGAATGTGTTTCAGATATCGGTGATAATGTTGTTTATCTTGTGTGCGGCAACTCCGCTTTTCGCAAAAGGGAATAAAGATACTCGGCCACCTCTGTATAGAGCCATCAACCAAAACGATTTCGCCAAGGCTAAAGCTGCCATTCAGCTCGGGGCAGATGTGAACGCCATCTATGACCGCGATTCCATGTTGTGCTGGGCTTTACGAAACGAGAATACAGATATTACAAAGCTGATCTTGCAGTCTCCCAGAGTGAACGTAAACCAGCGCAGTGTGAGTTATGACGCTTGGGGCGAATGGGAGCGCACGCCGCTCATCCTTGCATCGCACATGGGACAGGCGGAGATGGTCAGTATCTTGTTGCACAAAGGTGCCAAACCAAACGAGAAGGACCGGACGGACAGCACCCCTGAATCGCGGGGTAATACCGCACTCATAAAAGCCGCGCAACGGGACCATGCCGACGTAATCAGGGTGCTTGTCACCCAAGGGGCGGGGCTTAATATCCACGCGCGGACCAAAAACGGCCAAACGGCACTTTGGTTTATTTCCGAATGCGAGGACCTTGAGACGTTAAAGCTTCTGCACGAACATGGTGCGAAGATTAACATTGCGGACAATCAAGGTTCGTCCGTACTTGTAACTACGTTTCTTCACAAAAATCGTGAAGTGCTTGATTACCTCTTTGCCAACGGTGCGGACATCAATCATGTCAATCATAGTGGAATTACCCCGCTCATGGATGCCATTTTACTGCTTGGTGACGATAATGCAAAAACCGTGTTCAATTTCATACAAAATTTTCTGACCTTAAATCCGAAGTTAGACTTGCAGAAGATTGTAAATAACAATGGAGGATGTGCCGCACTGCATCTTACAGCACGTTTTGGCTTTGTGGATTGCGCTAATCTCCTGCTGAAAAATGGCGCTTCCATCAATTTAAAGAGTCTGGACACGGGTAGAACGCCGTTGCATGTAGCCGCAAGCGCGAGTCATATCGACATTGCAAAATGCCTGATCGAGCACAGCGCGAAACTTGACCTTGTAGATAAAACCGGGTCCACGCCGCTCATCGTCGCCGTGATTCATTCAGATGCGGACATGGTGAGTGTGCTCGTCAATGCTGGCGCGAATACTAATACGAAGTCGACCGTCAACATTCTTGTTACTCCGCTGATAAAAGCCGCTTCGAATCCTGATCCTTTCAAGCACAAAGCCAACCTTGCGATCATCAAGGCCCTCTTATCCGGCAAAGGCGACGTTGATTTTCAGGCCGGAAACGGAAACACCGCGCTTATGAGCGCAGCTCAGCAATCCAACACCTCGCAAGGGTATGAGCGGGCAGCTTTGTTGATCAGCAAAGGCGCAAAGCTCGACATTGTGAACAATAAGGACGAGACAGCGTTGATGCTTGCAGCTGGCGCGGGCAATAAAAAACTTGTCAAACTACTCTTGAACAAGGGCGCGGATGCCCAAATGAAGAATGGCGCTGGCGAAACAGTCATGAGCTACGCCAATCGTGCGGGCAACAAGGACAGCGCGAAGCTCCTCAAGTCACAGGGAATCAAACCGGAAACACCCATCGTCCGGGAAAGTGTAATCGTGGACGCGCTCATCGGTACATGGAAAGGCTTTCAGGACGGACTTCCGCAGGCCATCTACACCGTAGTGTTGAACAAGAACGGAAACTTCAATTTTAATTCGAAGTTAACGCCGGAAATTCTTAAGCAATTTCCCAAAGGCTCAATGAAAGCGACAATAGTCGCCCAGAAAGGAACGTATACGTTCAATGGCGACACTATGATCTGGAATCCTGAGGGGGCTCCGCCAACATCCATGAAGTGGAAACTTGTAAAAGGCATGTTGATCATCGACAACAAAATACGGTTGAACAAGGTTAAATAG
- a CDS encoding type I restriction-modification system subunit M N-terminal domain-containing protein: MDDVLWKEAGCSSELDYTEQTSWMLFLKYLDDLEVDRAGKAELRGLRRLETGTPLKLTCFCRCCWDRDVL; this comes from the coding sequence ATAGACGATGTACTTTGGAAAGAAGCCGGATGCTCCTCAGAGCTTGATTATACCGAACAGACTTCGTGGATGTTGTTTCTTAAATATCTTGATGATCTTGAAGTTGACCGTGCGGGCAAAGCAGAGCTGCGCGGCCTGCGGAGGTTGGAGACAGGAACGCCATTAAAGCTAACCTGCTTCTGCAGATGCTGCTGGGACCGGGATGTCCTGTGA
- a CDS encoding peptidylprolyl isomerase, translating to MTKASARHLLVSDEQTCLDLKKQIQDGADFGELAKKHSSCPSGQRGGDLGEFRPGQMVPEFDTVVFNEAVGEVHGPVKTQFGYHLLIIDSRED from the coding sequence ATGACAAAAGCATCTGCACGCCATCTTTTGGTTAGTGATGAACAGACCTGTCTGGACCTGAAAAAACAAATTCAGGACGGCGCAGACTTTGGTGAACTGGCAAAAAAACACTCCAGCTGTCCTTCCGGTCAGCGCGGTGGCGATCTCGGTGAGTTCCGCCCCGGCCAGATGGTCCCGGAATTTGATACCGTTGTGTTCAATGAAGCCGTTGGCGAAGTTCATGGCCCCGTAAAAACACAGTTCGGTTACCACCTGCTGATCATCGATAGCCGCGAAGACTAA
- a CDS encoding HigA family addiction module antitoxin: protein MADFSPVHPGEILLEEFMEPLGLSRNKLATALCVPAQRVGQVVKGQRSITVDTAMRLAKFFGTTPQFWLNIQQRYDLEVAKDDKLVVRIDREVRTCEELHLCA from the coding sequence ATGGCAGATTTTAGCCCAGTTCATCCCGGTGAAATTTTACTGGAAGAATTCATGGAACCATTAGGATTAAGCCGCAATAAGCTTGCTACGGCTCTTTGTGTTCCAGCGCAACGCGTCGGACAGGTGGTGAAGGGACAGAGAAGCATCACCGTAGATACAGCCATGCGATTAGCTAAGTTTTTTGGGACAACTCCGCAGTTTTGGTTAAATATTCAGCAGCGGTATGATCTTGAAGTTGCGAAGGATGATAAACTTGTTGTCCGAATTGATAGAGAAGTGCGGACATGTGAAGAGCTTCATTTGTGCGCTTGA
- a CDS encoding type II toxin-antitoxin system RelE/ParE family toxin, whose amino-acid sequence MIKSFKNRETEKLFKREYSGIIPNQLARTAYKKLIQIDSAHDLKDLKVPPGNRLELLKGNRAGQYSIRINNQYRICFVWDMDHASQVEVTDYHN is encoded by the coding sequence ATGATTAAGTCATTTAAGAATCGTGAAACAGAGAAGCTGTTTAAGCGTGAGTATTCGGGGATTATCCCTAATCAGCTAGCTAGAACGGCTTATAAGAAACTAATTCAAATTGATTCGGCTCATGATCTTAAAGACTTAAAAGTTCCTCCGGGCAATCGGCTTGAACTTTTGAAAGGCAATAGAGCCGGACAATATAGTATAAGAATTAATAATCAGTACCGAATTTGTTTTGTCTGGGACATGGACCACGCTTCACAGGTGGAAGTAACTGATTATCACAATTAG
- a CDS encoding ABC transporter ATP-binding protein codes for MPELLKVNEIDKFYDNFHAVKNVSFTLEQGEIGCLLGPSGCGKTTLLRSIAGFEDLAAGSISIADRQVAGNKTVPPEKRSIGMVFQDYALFPHLTVKENIAFGIDSLSKKEQENRIEELLQTVELLGEGDKYPHELSGGQQQRVALARALAPEPKLLLMDEPFSNLDVALRETLSTEIRKILKDRSITALMVTHNQNEAFAMADKVGILSSGTMQQWDTPHAVYHRPVNPVVASFVGEGMFIKGEVTSQSTVECALGTLSGELPQEYSPNSKVNLLIRPEDVVHHDNSPYEATIISKTFRGPTILYTLELDSGEQILSLVPSHHQHAIGQRIGIYQEVEDLVVFPADSCL; via the coding sequence ATGCCGGAACTTCTTAAAGTTAACGAAATAGATAAATTTTATGATAATTTTCATGCAGTTAAAAATGTCAGTTTCACCCTCGAACAGGGAGAGATCGGCTGTCTGCTTGGCCCCAGCGGCTGCGGCAAAACAACACTTTTGCGCTCGATAGCCGGATTTGAAGATTTAGCAGCCGGTTCCATTTCAATCGCAGACAGACAAGTTGCTGGAAACAAAACTGTCCCACCGGAAAAACGCAGTATCGGCATGGTTTTTCAAGATTACGCACTCTTTCCTCATCTCACAGTGAAAGAAAATATTGCATTCGGAATAGATTCACTTTCGAAAAAGGAACAGGAAAACCGGATTGAAGAGTTGCTCCAAACGGTTGAACTGCTGGGAGAAGGAGATAAATATCCTCACGAACTATCCGGTGGACAGCAGCAACGTGTGGCTCTTGCCCGGGCTCTCGCTCCCGAACCTAAGCTCTTACTCATGGATGAACCATTTTCCAATCTTGATGTAGCTTTGCGCGAAACCCTTTCCACAGAGATCAGGAAAATCCTTAAGGATCGTTCTATAACAGCGCTGATGGTAACTCATAACCAGAATGAAGCCTTTGCCATGGCGGACAAAGTTGGGATACTTTCCAGCGGGACCATGCAGCAATGGGACACTCCGCACGCTGTTTATCATCGTCCTGTGAATCCAGTAGTGGCAAGTTTTGTGGGGGAAGGAATGTTCATTAAAGGTGAGGTTACTAGCCAAAGCACAGTAGAATGCGCCCTTGGAACGCTCAGCGGAGAACTTCCACAAGAGTACAGCCCAAATTCAAAAGTAAACCTGCTGATCAGACCTGAAGACGTAGTCCATCATGATAACAGTCCATACGAAGCTACAATTATATCCAAGACCTTCCGCGGCCCAACTATCCTTTATACACTTGAACTGGACAGTGGAGAACAAATTCTCTCACTTGTGCCAAGCCACCACCAGCATGCAATAGGTCAACGTATAGGAATATATCAAGAAGTAGAAGATCTGGTTGTATTTCCGGCGGATAGCTGTCTTTAA
- a CDS encoding iron ABC transporter permease, which yields MSLKNSRNSVGIRPPAFRRNIFRLKSPAWFAIAGALAAASATPLLVIMSYLFSPQQEIWSHLTENVLGGLIFNTAVLLACILPLTAIAGVGLGWLTGACDFPGRKFFSWALVLPFAIPPYVFAFVYLGIFDFTGPVQSLIRNIFPSAEFIDIRNGFGVSTILSLAFYPYVYLMSRSAFMTQGRTALEAARTLGHSPAKAFFKVALPMARPFIAAGLVLVCMETLADFGAVSIFNYDTFTTAIYKAWFGMFSLASAAQLSSVLGIIVLVALVTEQKMRSRMRFTEAGRPNNTERLKLSGPWKWVAFSSCALMFFLAFALPCFKLIMWGLESIDSDLSRYLEYGLNTFLLGLVGATLTIAAALALAFVKRNDAGPLMNWATRLATLGYALPGTVLAVGIFIPAAWLDNTVVGGLKELGFNATPFIQGSLGLMIAAYCIRFLAAGFGSVDSAIQRITPSIGEAARTLGATGTALLGRIYIPMLRKGLLTGAILVLVDIMKEMPITLMMRPFGWDTLAVKIYEYTSEGEWELAATPAVALILVGLIPVLLLTKQMDK from the coding sequence ATGTCTTTAAAGAACTCCCGAAATTCAGTCGGAATTCGACCTCCAGCATTCCGGCGGAATATCTTTCGCCTCAAGTCTCCGGCATGGTTCGCCATTGCCGGAGCACTTGCGGCTGCGTCAGCCACGCCTCTACTCGTAATCATGAGCTATCTTTTTTCTCCACAGCAGGAAATATGGTCGCACTTGACTGAAAACGTGCTCGGCGGACTTATATTTAATACCGCGGTACTGTTGGCCTGCATTTTGCCCCTTACAGCTATAGCCGGAGTGGGACTTGGTTGGCTCACCGGAGCTTGTGATTTTCCAGGCCGCAAATTTTTCTCATGGGCGTTGGTTCTGCCCTTTGCCATTCCTCCTTATGTGTTTGCTTTTGTTTACCTTGGAATTTTCGATTTCACAGGCCCAGTACAGTCTCTCATAAGAAACATATTTCCTTCAGCTGAATTTATAGATATCCGCAACGGATTCGGGGTCTCGACAATCCTCTCTCTTGCCTTCTACCCATATGTATATCTCATGAGTCGTAGCGCCTTCATGACTCAAGGACGCACTGCCCTTGAAGCAGCCCGCACGCTGGGTCATTCACCGGCAAAAGCATTTTTTAAAGTAGCGCTACCAATGGCCCGTCCTTTTATAGCAGCCGGACTTGTGCTGGTCTGCATGGAAACTCTTGCTGATTTCGGTGCGGTTTCGATCTTCAACTACGACACTTTCACCACAGCCATTTATAAAGCGTGGTTCGGTATGTTTTCCCTTGCAAGTGCAGCACAGCTTTCTTCCGTATTAGGAATAATAGTTCTTGTCGCACTGGTTACCGAGCAGAAAATGCGCTCGCGCATGCGCTTCACAGAAGCAGGAAGACCAAACAACACTGAACGCCTAAAACTATCCGGCCCTTGGAAATGGGTCGCCTTTTCATCCTGTGCTTTAATGTTTTTTTTGGCCTTTGCTCTTCCATGTTTCAAACTGATTATGTGGGGACTTGAATCCATTGATTCAGATCTTTCCAGATATCTTGAATACGGATTAAATACTTTTTTACTTGGCCTTGTCGGAGCGACCTTAACTATCGCCGCTGCCCTTGCTCTTGCCTTTGTCAAAAGAAATGATGCCGGTCCACTTATGAACTGGGCCACACGCCTTGCTACGCTTGGCTATGCCTTGCCCGGAACAGTTCTGGCCGTAGGTATCTTTATTCCTGCAGCATGGTTGGATAATACTGTAGTCGGTGGGCTTAAAGAACTTGGATTTAATGCCACACCATTTATACAGGGCTCACTGGGTCTAATGATCGCGGCATACTGCATTCGTTTTCTTGCTGCCGGATTCGGTTCTGTGGACAGTGCAATACAGCGCATAACTCCATCCATAGGCGAAGCCGCCCGCACTCTTGGAGCAACAGGAACGGCTTTGCTGGGCCGCATATACATTCCTATGCTCAGAAAAGGATTACTTACCGGAGCCATTCTTGTTCTTGTAGACATCATGAAAGAAATGCCCATAACCCTGATGATGCGGCCTTTTGGCTGGGATACTCTTGCTGTCAAAATATATGAGTACACTTCCGAAGGAGAATGGGAGCTGGCGGCGACCCCAGCCGTAGCCCTAATACTTGTCGGGCTTATACCTGTGCTGCTGCTCACCAAACAGATGGATAAATAG
- a CDS encoding Fe(3+) ABC transporter substrate-binding protein: MKKLITLTITAIMVAVWSASAFAADVVVYSARKEHLIKPLFDAYTAETGVKVKYITGKAGALLERIKAEGANTSADLFITVDAGNLWHAAEEGILAPINSDILEKNVPSHLRDPQNRWVGLSVRARTIVYNKEKVSPEELSTYEALGEAKWNKRLLLRTSKKVYNQSLVASIIADKGEAETEKIVKSWVANLSVAPFSSDTKALEAVAAGVGDVAVVNTYYFGRLLKKNPALPLDIFWPNQKTSGVHMNVSGAGVTANAKNKKEAVKLLEWLSSDKAQGKFASLNMEYPVNPEVKPDPIVEAWGEFKGNPMNVSKYGEYQAEAIKLMDRAGYK, translated from the coding sequence ATGAAAAAACTTATCACCCTTACCATCACCGCAATTATGGTTGCAGTATGGTCTGCGTCAGCTTTTGCTGCAGACGTAGTTGTTTATTCTGCACGTAAAGAACACCTCATCAAACCTTTGTTTGATGCATATACTGCAGAAACCGGAGTAAAAGTAAAATACATTACTGGTAAAGCAGGAGCTCTTCTTGAGCGTATCAAAGCGGAAGGAGCTAACACTTCCGCCGACCTGTTCATCACAGTAGACGCCGGAAACCTTTGGCATGCTGCAGAGGAAGGAATTCTAGCCCCGATTAATTCTGATATTCTTGAAAAGAACGTACCTTCGCATCTTCGAGATCCCCAGAACCGCTGGGTTGGACTTTCTGTACGAGCTCGTACAATCGTATACAATAAAGAAAAGGTTTCCCCTGAGGAACTGAGCACCTATGAAGCGCTCGGTGAGGCCAAATGGAATAAACGTCTTTTGCTCAGAACATCTAAAAAAGTTTACAACCAGTCTCTCGTAGCATCTATTATCGCCGACAAAGGTGAAGCCGAAACTGAAAAAATTGTTAAATCATGGGTGGCGAATCTGTCTGTAGCCCCTTTCTCCAGCGACACCAAAGCTCTTGAAGCAGTTGCAGCTGGCGTTGGTGATGTTGCAGTAGTCAACACATATTATTTCGGTCGTCTGCTTAAAAAGAATCCAGCTCTCCCGCTCGATATATTCTGGCCCAATCAGAAAACAAGCGGCGTTCACATGAATGTTTCCGGAGCAGGCGTGACTGCAAATGCAAAGAACAAAAAAGAAGCTGTTAAGCTACTTGAATGGCTTTCCTCTGACAAAGCTCAAGGTAAATTTGCATCTCTGAACATGGAATACCCTGTTAACCCAGAAGTTAAGCCAGACCCGATTGTTGAAGCTTGGGGAGAATTCAAAGGTAATCCTATGAACGTATCCAAATACGGTGAATATCAGGCAGAAGCTATCAAGCTGATGGATAGAGCCGGATACAAATAA